A window from Telopea speciosissima isolate NSW1024214 ecotype Mountain lineage chromosome 8, Tspe_v1, whole genome shotgun sequence encodes these proteins:
- the LOC122638265 gene encoding F-box protein At1g67340, with translation MRATVRKGFTSHRDRSTQPCKEGRAKRKRCFSGEEVTILQKKAKTTLDTPSNSDFFDGLPDDLIACILCKLGSTAACPSDFINVLLTCKRLNGLALHPLVLSKASPKAFAIKTENWSESAHRFLKQCADAGNVEACYTLGMIRFYCLQSRGSGAALMAKAAINSHASALYSLAVIQFNGSGGSKNDKDLRAGVALCARAAFLGHIDALRELGHCLQDGYGVRQNISEGRRFLVQANARELASVLCSSTSSSATSRPWLTWQPHHHRLVMGGGSPTGCPLLSDFGCNVPAPKSHPANRFLAEWFSLRGDVPGNGLRLCSHSGCGRPETRRHEFRRCSVCGAVNYCSRACQALDWKLRHKVECGPMEQWLAVDADGDGVGVGVGGGDDDQAVVES, from the exons ATGAGAGCAACCGTCAGGAAAGGATTCACTTCTCACAGAGATAGAAGTACCCAACCTTGCAAGGAAGGGAGAGCGAAGAGGAAACGATGTTTCTCCGGAGAGGAGGTTACGATTCTTCAGAAGAAGGCCAAGACGACGCTTGATACTCCCAGCAACTCTGATTTTTTCGATGGTTTGCCGGATGATCTTATCGCTTGTATCCTCTGCAAACTTGGTTCCACCGCTGCTTGTCCCTCTGATTTCATCAACGTTCTCTTAAC ATGCAAGAGACTGAACGGTTTGGCTCTTCATCCTCTAGTGTTATCGAAAGCCTCACCCAAAGCTTTTGCAATAAAGACGGAGAACTGGTCGGAATCCGCTCATCGCTTCTTGAAACAATGCGCTGATGCAGGGAACGTCGAAGCATGTTATACTCTTGGCATG ATCCGATTTTACTGTCTACAGAGCAGAGGGAGCGGAGCTGCACTAATGGCGAAAGCAGCAATAAACTCTCACGCATCTGCGCTTTACTCGCTCGCAGTGATTCAGTTCAACGGAAGTGGTGGTTCAAAGAACGATAAGGACTTAAGGGCAGGGGTAGCTCTCTGCGCCAGAGCCGCCTTCCTCGGCCATATCGATGCTCTAAGGGAGCTCGGCCACTGCCTCCAGGATGGTTACGGCGTCCGGCAAAACATCTCCGAAGGACGCCGATTCCTCGTCCAGGCAAACGCCCGTGAACTCGCTTCTGTACTCTGCTCCTCCACATCATCTTCCGCCACTTCGCGGCCGTGGCTAACGTGGCAACCTCACCACCATCGGCTCGTGATGGGGGGTGGTAGTCCCACGGGGTGTCCGTTGTTGAGCGATTTCGGATGCAACGTGCCGGCACCGAAGTCGCACCCTGCGAATCGGTTTCTGGCTGAGTGGTTCAGTCTGCGAGGCGATGTGCCTGGGAATGGGCTGAGGCTCTGCTCTCACTCCGGGTGTGGCCGGCCCGAGACGAGGCGACACGAGTTTCGTCGTTGTTCCGTTTGTGGAGCCGTCAACTACTGCTCTCGCGCGTGTCAGGCGCTCGATTGGAAGTTACGCCACAAGGTAGAGTGCGGCCCGATGGAGCAATGGCTCGCTGTTGATGCCGACGGTGACGGTGTCGGCGTCGGAGTCGGAGGGGGAGACGACGACCAAGCCGTTGTTGAGAGTTAA
- the LOC122670760 gene encoding uncharacterized protein LOC122670760 — MENNKKQRQHNCATETPRETSTPSLSPDENNDIKNSAEQVKDVCKVSLEGQIPELEVDNLQSGGPDKHANSHWVGNGFSSCGLKTLKKVHKETVLEADEELTR, encoded by the exons ATGGAGAATAATAAGAAACAGAGGCAACACAATTGTGCCACGGAGACCCCAAG GGAAACCTCTACTCCATCACTCTCTCCAGATGAAAATAATGACATTAAGAATTCAGCAGAACAGGTGAAGGATGTCTGTAAGGTATCTCTTGAGGGTCAAATACCAGAATTAGAAGTGGATAATCTTCAGAGTGGAGGACCAGACAAACATGCTAATTCTCACTGGGTAGGGAATGGTTTCTCATCTTGTGGCTTGAAGACACTAAAAAAGGTACATAAAGAGACAGTGTTGGAGGCTGACGAAGAACTAACAAGGTAG